One segment of Brassica napus cultivar Da-Ae chromosome C3, Da-Ae, whole genome shotgun sequence DNA contains the following:
- the LOC125583850 gene encoding pyrroline-5-carboxylate reductase-like → MPNTPAAVGEAASVMSLGTAATEEDGALVAKLFGSVGKMFKADEKMFDAVTGLSGSGPAYIFLAIEALADGGVAAGLPRKLALGLASQTVLGGATMVSKTGKHPGVLKDDVTSPGGTTIAGVHELEKGSWSCNNGAFDVCLDETRLFSFSELSRQQQTNIVLWLTHCCFEGFHGRRRGPSDLCQGRKPGKESLPIFDLKNY, encoded by the exons ATGCCTAATACACCAGCTGCAGTTGGTGAGGCAGCTTCAG TAATGAGCCTTGGAACAGCGGCAACGGAAGAAGACGGAGCACTTGTTGCTAAGTTGTTTGGCTCTGTGGGGAAGATGTTTAAAGCTGATGAGAAAATGTTTGATGCTGTCACTGGTCTCAG TGGAAGTGGACCAGCGTACATATTCTTAGCCATTGAAGCTTTAGCTGATGGAGGAGTAGCTGCTGGTTTACCCCGAAAACTCGCACTCGGTTTAGCTTCACAGACG GTTCTTGGAGGTGCAACAATGGTGAGCAAAACGGGGAAGCATCCGGGTGTGTTGAAAGATGATGTTACTTCACCAGGCGGGACTACAATAGCCGGAGTTCATGAACTGGAGAAAGGTTCTTGGAGCTGCAACAATG GGGCTTTTGACGTGTGCTTAGATGAGACTCGGTTATTCTCCTTTTCTGAACTATCACgacaacaacaaacaaacatcGTTCTATGGTTGACTCATTGCTGTTTCGAAGGCTTCCATGGTCGTCGTCGAGGACCATCCGATCTGTGTCAGGGACGCAAACCCGGGAAAGAGTCGTTGCCGATTtttgatttgaaaaattattaa